The Candidatus Methylomirabilota bacterium genomic sequence GCGGGTATCGGACTACACCGGTTTCTTCTATCTCGGCCGCCTGATCGAGTTCGGCGACACGAAGCAGATCTTCACGAGGCCCGCGGACGAGCGTACCGAGGCCTACATCACAGGACGGTTCGGATGAGCGCCTCCTCGCCCCGCACGGCACACCGC encodes the following:
- the pstB gene encoding phosphate ABC transporter ATP-binding protein (ATP-binding protein; PstABCS is an ATP dependent phosphate uptake system which is responsible for inorganic phosphate uptake during phosphate starvation); translation: RVSDYTGFFYLGRLIEFGDTKQIFTRPADERTEAYITGRFG